In Aciduliprofundum sp. MAR08-339, a single window of DNA contains:
- the purM gene encoding phosphoribosylformylglycinamidine cyclo-ligase yields MRYKDAGVDIDMEAKFIGTLVEQLKFRRGIMKNLKKHFTGLVSFGDYYIAMNTDGVGTKVLIANELKRWDTIGIDCIAMNVNDTITVGAEPIAFVDYLAIGRYDLDMARQIGIGLNRGAQLANVEIVGGETATVPEIVNGLDLSGTSIGVVKKDALITGEDIKNGDLIFGIPSSGIHSNGLTLARKVLDLQEKFGTGTIGDELLTPTRIYVREVVELLKRCRPHGLVHITGGGLKNFMRLKRMKYVIDAPMKPQKIFGLIMEMASVDYEEMYRTYNMGMGFAIIAPEDCEEYVKKHIRDARVVGYVEEGAEIVIPQLKIRYTDY; encoded by the coding sequence ATGAGATACAAGGATGCCGGTGTGGATATAGACATGGAGGCAAAGTTTATAGGAACCCTGGTGGAGCAGTTGAAGTTTCGCAGGGGAATAATGAAAAATTTAAAAAAGCATTTCACAGGCCTCGTGAGTTTTGGAGATTACTATATAGCCATGAACACCGATGGGGTTGGCACCAAGGTGCTGATTGCAAATGAGTTGAAAAGATGGGATACGATTGGAATCGATTGCATTGCGATGAATGTAAATGATACCATCACCGTGGGGGCTGAACCCATAGCATTTGTGGATTACCTTGCCATAGGCAGGTACGATTTGGATATGGCTAGGCAGATCGGAATCGGGTTGAACAGGGGTGCGCAGTTGGCCAACGTTGAAATTGTGGGTGGGGAAACTGCCACAGTGCCAGAGATTGTAAACGGGCTTGACCTTTCAGGAACGAGCATAGGTGTAGTGAAAAAAGATGCGCTCATCACGGGAGAGGATATAAAAAATGGAGACTTGATATTCGGAATTCCAAGTAGCGGGATACATTCCAACGGACTAACCCTTGCAAGAAAGGTGCTGGACCTGCAGGAGAAATTCGGAACTGGAACTATTGGAGATGAACTGCTCACACCCACAAGAATATACGTTAGAGAGGTGGTGGAGCTCCTCAAAAGATGCCGGCCCCATGGACTGGTTCACATAACGGGAGGGGGATTGAAAAATTTCATGAGGCTCAAGAGAATGAAATACGTGATTGATGCCCCAATGAAACCCCAGAAGATATTCGGGCTAATAATGGAGATGGCAAGCGTTGATTACGAGGAGATGTACAGAACCTACAATATGGGAATGGGTTTCGCCATAATAGCACCTGAAGATTGTGAGGAGTACGTGAAAAAGCACATAAGGGATGCAAGGGTAGTGGGATATGTTGAGGAGGGGGCAGAGATTGTGATCCCCCAGTTGAAGATAAGGTACACAGATTATTGA
- a CDS encoding radical SAM protein: MLVFGPVPSRRLGRSLGINNIPYKVCTYACTYCQIGRTLRMSVERRMFYDPEKIYREVERRVGEELDYITMVPDGEPTLDLNLGKLAKMLEDFSYPLAILTNSSLIWREDVQEDLLNFDYISFKVDAVSEEFWRRVDRPHKSLRIEEILQGLVDFRKKFNGKIVTETMLISGLDYSEELEKIGSFLKTLNPDIAYIAIPTRPPAEPWVKPASEEVVAEAYHIFSSNVDGVEYLIGYEGSEFAATGDFEEDILSITSVHPMREDAVIHLMAKDGASGEVLEKLLREEKIKRIEFQGHVYYVRRFNG, encoded by the coding sequence ATGCTTGTATTTGGTCCCGTGCCTTCGAGACGTCTTGGCAGGAGTCTGGGGATAAACAATATACCCTACAAGGTATGCACCTACGCCTGCACCTACTGCCAGATTGGACGAACTTTGAGAATGAGTGTTGAGCGCCGAATGTTCTATGATCCAGAAAAAATATACCGGGAGGTTGAAAGGAGAGTGGGTGAAGAATTGGACTACATAACAATGGTGCCAGATGGAGAGCCCACCCTGGATTTGAATTTGGGTAAACTGGCCAAAATGCTCGAGGATTTTTCCTATCCCCTTGCAATACTCACCAACTCCTCCCTTATATGGAGAGAGGATGTGCAAGAGGATCTGTTGAATTTTGATTATATATCTTTCAAGGTTGATGCTGTGAGTGAGGAATTCTGGCGCAGGGTGGACAGGCCTCACAAATCCCTGAGAATTGAAGAGATTCTTCAAGGTCTTGTTGATTTCAGAAAGAAATTCAATGGAAAAATTGTAACAGAGACGATGCTTATTTCGGGATTGGATTATTCCGAGGAACTTGAGAAGATAGGTTCTTTTTTGAAGACACTGAACCCGGATATTGCCTACATTGCCATACCCACAAGACCTCCTGCGGAGCCATGGGTCAAACCGGCCAGTGAGGAAGTGGTTGCAGAGGCGTATCATATATTTTCCAGCAATGTGGATGGGGTTGAATACCTCATAGGATATGAGGGCAGTGAATTTGCGGCAACCGGTGATTTTGAGGAAGATATTCTGAGCATCACCTCAGTGCATCCCATGCGTGAGGATGCAGTCATTCACCTCATGGCCAAGGATGGGGCATCTGGTGAGGTTCTTGAAAAACTTTTACGGGAAGAAAAGATAAAAAGAATAGAGTTTCAGGGGCATGTTTATTATGTTCGCAGGTTTAATGGGTAA